GGGGGGCTTTTACTCATGACTCTTAATTTAACGACTGAAAATGAGAGACTTGAATCAAAACCTGCCAAGATCTCTTTCCAAAAATATAAAGAAGAAGATTTCTTTCCCGTTGTCAAAGAAAGGGTTGAAAGTTACTTTAACCGCTTTGACATTTCGCAAAAAGGAGACTCTCTTCTCTATATAAAAGTGTTCTTTATCGCTTTGCTTTATTTAGGTTCTTACTTCTCTCTTTTGTTTGGGCACTTGGGTTTAGCCGGCATAATGCTTGCCTATTCTCTAATTGGGATCTCCAAAGGGCTTCTTGGCTTTAATATTATCCATGATGCTCTTCATGGAGCTTTTTTTAGAAGCCCGAAGGCCAATCGCTTTATCGGATACTGGTTTGATTTTAACGGCACGAGTTCCTATATCTGGAAAATCACCCATAACGTAATGCATCATACTTTTACAAACATTCCAGGTCATGATTATGATATTGATAAAGCGACCCTTCTAAGACTCTCTCCGCGTGATGAACTTTTATGGTTCCACCGCTATCAACACATTTATAGTCCTATTCTTTACTCGCTTATCTGTCTTAACTGGGTTCTTTATTCAGATTATCTTTGGTTTTTTAAAAGCCTCAAAACAAAAACTGTTTCTTTGAAAGAAGCGGCTCTTTTCTTTAGCTTAAAGGCCCTAAATTTATTTTTCTTTCTTATTTTGCCGCTGCTTATTTTAGAAAATCCCTTCTGGCAAATCATAATTGGGTATGTCTGCATGCATATTGCGGCGGGGTTTATGATTTCAATTGTTTTTCAGCTAGGTCATATCGTAGAGGGAGTCGTTTATTTATCACCCGATGAAGAAGGAAAAATGGCTAATAACTGGGCAAAGCATGAGCTTTTAACCACTTCTAATTTTGCGACCAACAATCGATTATTAACAGCCGCCATCGGCGGGCTTAATTTTCAGATAGAACACCATTTATTCCCCTATATCAGCCATATTCACTATCGTGAAATTAGTAAAATTGTTCGTCAAACGGCTGAAGAATTCAATATCCCCTATAACGAAGTTGGAACGTTTAGAGAAGCTATTCAATCTCACTTTAGGACACTTAAAAAACTGGGGTCGGGTAAAATCTAGGAATTAACCCTTCTTTCATTCATATCTATAAAGTCAATTTCCTCTTGAATGCCAAGGGCTCTTCTTGCTTCTGCCATTATAAAAAAAGTGCCTGTAATCAAAAGAAGGGATCGAAGAGAATTTGCAGTTTTAAGACCCTCCAGGACACCCTCTTTAATAGTGGCATGCGTTCTAATTCGGTCTTCACATACTCCGAGTTGAAGCAGTTTTTGCTTTAAATTTTCCCGATTTTCTCCCCTTCCGTTTGTAGCTTCTATAAAGTGGAAGCTTGAGGCTTCATTCTTAACGATTTCTAAACAGCTTATTTGGTCTTTTTCTTTTCCCATACCCATTATGAGGGTAATTGGGATCGGGCCAAATTCTTTTCTTATCATTTGAAATAAAGCCGTCAATCCCCCGGGGTTATGTCCCACATCAAAGATAATCGGGTAAGCCAACTCTTTATAATAAAGCTTTTCCATACGGCAAGAGGGCCTAACCATAAGACCTGCTTCAATCGCCTCTTTTGGCAAACTCATGGCTTCCATAGCCTTCTTGCTTGTGGCATTATTTTCTTCATCATAAGAGGAAAATTGGCCTTCCACTTTATGAAAAGGGGCAT
Above is a genomic segment from Criblamydia sequanensis CRIB-18 containing:
- a CDS encoding fatty acid desaturase family protein translates to MTLNLTTENERLESKPAKISFQKYKEEDFFPVVKERVESYFNRFDISQKGDSLLYIKVFFIALLYLGSYFSLLFGHLGLAGIMLAYSLIGISKGLLGFNIIHDALHGAFFRSPKANRFIGYWFDFNGTSSYIWKITHNVMHHTFTNIPGHDYDIDKATLLRLSPRDELLWFHRYQHIYSPILYSLICLNWVLYSDYLWFFKSLKTKTVSLKEAALFFSLKALNLFFFLILPLLILENPFWQIIIGYVCMHIAAGFMISIVFQLGHIVEGVVYLSPDEEGKMANNWAKHELLTTSNFATNNRLLTAAIGGLNFQIEHHLFPYISHIHYREISKIVRQTAEEFNIPYNEVGTFREAIQSHFRTLKKLGSGKI